The following proteins are co-located in the Armatimonadota bacterium genome:
- a CDS encoding radical SAM protein, producing MRMALPAILLSSCKRDTSRTQTKPATEAPGRTGPGFEPGYLRLHRTGELRKRADRLWTIMKSCQLCPRRCGVNRLNGEVGFCRAPGATLVVSASHPHFGEERPLVGNGGSGTIFITHCNLRCVFCQNWEISQLGQGSETDTDRMARMIVYLQELGCHNINIVTPTHYSAHLLRALDTAAGEGLRLPIVYNTSGWERLEILKLLDGVVDIYLPDFKYWDSRMSAKYSSGAESYPEVTKAAILEMHRQVGVARPPADGILQRGLIIRHLVMPNNIGGSEEVMEWIAENLPKDTYVNIMAQYTPLYKAYDYPEISRRVTSEEYNKVVQRAKDVGLTNLDVQGYWWMPK from the coding sequence ATGAGGATGGCGCTACCTGCAATCCTCCTCAGCTCCTGCAAGCGAGATACGTCTCGCACCCAGACAAAGCCGGCGACCGAGGCGCCCGGTCGTACAGGCCCTGGATTTGAACCCGGCTATCTCAGACTTCACAGAACAGGTGAACTACGAAAGCGAGCAGACAGGCTCTGGACGATCATGAAGAGCTGCCAGCTCTGCCCGAGGAGGTGCGGGGTCAACCGCCTCAATGGGGAGGTCGGGTTCTGCCGCGCGCCCGGCGCCACGCTTGTCGTTTCGGCGTCTCACCCCCACTTCGGCGAAGAGAGACCGCTCGTTGGGAATGGCGGCTCCGGAACGATCTTCATTACCCACTGCAACCTGCGGTGTGTGTTCTGCCAGAACTGGGAGATCAGCCAGCTGGGCCAGGGCTCCGAGACAGATACCGACAGAATGGCCCGGATGATAGTTTACCTTCAGGAGCTCGGCTGTCACAACATAAACATCGTCACCCCAACGCACTACTCCGCGCACCTCCTCAGGGCCCTCGACACAGCCGCGGGGGAGGGGCTGCGGCTGCCGATTGTGTACAACACCAGCGGTTGGGAGCGCCTTGAGATACTCAAGCTCCTCGATGGAGTCGTGGATATCTACCTGCCCGATTTCAAGTACTGGGACAGTCGCATGTCGGCCAAGTACTCGTCCGGGGCAGAGAGTTATCCCGAAGTGACAAAGGCGGCGATCCTCGAGATGCACCGCCAGGTCGGCGTGGCGAGACCTCCAGCAGACGGCATTCTGCAGAGGGGGCTGATCATCCGGCATCTGGTCATGCCGAACAACATAGGCGGCTCAGAGGAAGTCATGGAGTGGATAGCGGAGAACCTGCCCAAGGACACCTACGTCAACATCATGGCGCAGTATACCCCCCTCTACAAAGCATATGACTACCCCGAGATATCAAGGAGAGTGACAAGCGAGGAGTACAACAAGGTCGTACAGAGAGCAAAGGATGTGGGGCTTACGAATCTCGACGTTCAGGGATACTGGTGGATGCCGAAGTGA